The Carnobacterium sp. 17-4 genome has a window encoding:
- the fusA gene encoding elongation factor G, translated as MAKREFSLENTRNIGIMAHIDAGKTTTTERVLYYTGKIHKIGETHEGASQMDWMEQEQERGITITSAATTAAWHDHRVNIIDTPGHVDFTVEVERSLRVLDGAVALLDAQSGVEPQTETVWRQATTYGVPRIVFVNKMDKTGADFLYSVGTILDRLQANAHPIQLPIGAEDNFTGIIDLIKMKAEMYTNDLGTDILEEEIPEEYAELAAEWRTKLVEAVADTDEALMEKYLEGEEISEAELKKAIRTATVNVEFYPVLCGSAFKNKGVQLMLDAVIDYLPSPLDVAAIQGILPDSEETVERHADDSEPFSALAFKVMTDPYVGRLTFFRVYSGTLQAGSYVQNSTKGKRERVGRILQMHANSRSEIPEVFAGDIAAAVGLKNTTTGDTLCDEKVQVILESMDFPEPVIQVAIEPKSKADQDKMGVALQKLAEEDPTFRAETDHETGETIIAGMGELHLDIIVDRMRREFNVEASVGAPQVSYRETFRGSTQAEGKFVRQSGGKGQYGHVWIEFSPNEEGKGFEFEDAIVGGTVPREYIPAVKAGLEASLDNGVLAGYPLVDIKAKLYDGSYHDVDSNETAFKVAASMALKNAAKKANPVILEPMMGVEITVPEDYLGDVMGHISARRGRIEGSEARGNTTIVKGMIPLAEMFGYATALRSATQGRGTFSMTFDHYEDVPKSISEEIIKKNGGSAN; from the coding sequence ATGGCAAAAAGAGAATTTTCTCTAGAGAATACACGTAATATTGGAATCATGGCTCATATTGATGCTGGTAAAACAACAACAACTGAACGTGTTCTGTATTATACTGGTAAAATCCATAAAATTGGTGAAACCCATGAGGGTGCTTCACAAATGGACTGGATGGAACAAGAACAAGAACGTGGTATTACAATTACATCAGCTGCAACAACAGCTGCTTGGCATGATCACCGCGTAAACATCATCGATACTCCTGGTCACGTTGACTTCACTGTTGAAGTAGAACGTTCTCTACGTGTGTTAGATGGTGCTGTTGCTTTACTTGATGCACAATCAGGTGTTGAGCCTCAAACTGAAACAGTTTGGCGTCAAGCAACAACTTACGGCGTACCTCGTATTGTATTTGTAAACAAAATGGACAAAACAGGTGCAGATTTCTTGTATTCTGTTGGTACTATTCTTGATCGTTTACAAGCAAATGCTCATCCGATTCAATTGCCAATTGGTGCTGAAGATAACTTCACAGGTATCATTGACTTGATCAAGATGAAAGCTGAAATGTATACAAATGATTTAGGAACAGATATCCTTGAGGAAGAAATTCCTGAAGAATACGCAGAATTAGCAGCAGAATGGCGTACAAAATTAGTTGAAGCAGTAGCAGATACAGATGAAGCTTTGATGGAGAAATATCTTGAAGGCGAAGAAATCTCTGAAGCTGAATTGAAAAAAGCTATCCGTACTGCAACAGTTAACGTTGAATTCTACCCAGTTCTATGTGGTTCAGCATTTAAAAACAAAGGTGTTCAATTGATGCTTGATGCAGTCATTGACTACCTACCGTCACCACTTGATGTAGCTGCAATCCAAGGAATCTTACCTGATTCTGAAGAAACTGTAGAACGTCATGCTGATGACAGCGAACCATTCTCAGCATTGGCATTTAAAGTTATGACTGACCCGTATGTAGGTCGTTTAACTTTCTTCCGTGTTTATTCTGGTACGTTACAAGCAGGATCTTATGTACAAAACTCAACTAAAGGAAAACGTGAACGTGTAGGACGTATCTTACAAATGCATGCGAACTCTCGTAGCGAAATTCCTGAAGTATTTGCTGGAGATATTGCAGCAGCTGTTGGATTGAAAAATACGACTACTGGTGACACTTTGTGTGATGAAAAAGTACAAGTGATTTTAGAATCAATGGACTTTCCAGAACCAGTTATCCAAGTAGCTATTGAACCAAAATCAAAAGCTGACCAAGATAAAATGGGTGTTGCGTTACAAAAACTTGCTGAAGAAGATCCAACTTTCCGTGCTGAAACTGACCACGAAACTGGCGAAACAATTATCGCTGGTATGGGTGAGTTACACTTGGACATCATTGTTGACCGTATGAGACGTGAGTTCAATGTTGAAGCTAGTGTTGGTGCTCCACAAGTTTCTTATCGTGAAACATTCCGTGGTTCTACTCAAGCTGAAGGTAAATTCGTTCGTCAATCAGGTGGTAAAGGTCAATACGGTCACGTATGGATCGAATTCTCACCTAATGAAGAAGGAAAAGGTTTTGAATTTGAAGATGCAATCGTTGGTGGGACTGTTCCTCGTGAATACATCCCAGCAGTAAAAGCTGGTTTAGAAGCTTCATTAGACAACGGAGTTCTTGCTGGATATCCATTAGTTGATATTAAAGCAAAACTTTATGATGGTTCATACCATGATGTCGATTCAAATGAAACTGCCTTTAAAGTTGCTGCTTCAATGGCATTGAAAAATGCTGCTAAAAAAGCAAATCCAGTTATCTTAGAGCCTATGATGGGTGTTGAAATTACAGTTCCTGAAGATTATTTAGGAGACGTAATGGGACACATCTCAGCTCGTCGTGGACGTATCGAAGGTTCTGAAGCTCGTGGAAATACTACTATTGTTAAAGGTATGATTCCATTAGCTGAAATGTTCGGTTATGCAACTGCATTACGTTCAGCAACACAAGGTCGCGGTACTTTCTCAATGACATTTGATCATTATGAAGATGTACCAAAATCTATTTCTGAAGAAATTATCAAGAAAAATGGCGGATCAGCAAACTAA
- the tuf gene encoding elongation factor Tu — MAKEKFDRSKTHVNIGTIGHVDHGKTTLTAAITTVLAKKGFKSTATDYASIDGAPEERERGITINTSHVEYETAERHYAHVDCPGHADYVKNMITGAAQMDGAILVVSAADGPMPQTREHILLSRQVGVPYIVVFLNKVDQVDDEELLELVEMEVRDLLSEYDFPGDDTPVISGSALKALEGVAEYEDKIMELMDAVDSYIPTPERDTDKPFMMPVEDVFSITGRGTVATGRVETGQIKVGEEVEIIGIHEATTKSTVTGVEMFRKLLDFAQAGDNIGALLRGVAREDIQRGQVLAKPGSITPHTKFSGEVYILSKEEGGRHTPFFANYRPQFYFRTTDVTGVVELPEGTEMVMPGDNVTINVELIAPIAIDPGTKFTIREGGRTVGAGVVASIEA; from the coding sequence ATGGCAAAAGAAAAATTCGATCGCTCAAAAACGCATGTTAATATTGGTACTATTGGACACGTTGACCATGGTAAAACTACATTAACTGCTGCAATCACAACTGTACTAGCTAAAAAAGGTTTCAAAAGTACTGCAACGGACTACGCTTCTATCGATGGAGCTCCTGAAGAACGCGAACGTGGAATCACGATCAACACTTCTCACGTTGAATACGAAACTGCAGAACGTCACTATGCTCACGTAGACTGCCCAGGCCATGCTGACTATGTTAAAAATATGATCACTGGTGCTGCACAAATGGATGGAGCTATCTTAGTAGTATCTGCTGCTGATGGTCCAATGCCACAAACTCGTGAACACATTCTATTGTCTCGTCAAGTTGGTGTTCCATACATCGTTGTTTTCTTAAACAAAGTTGACCAAGTTGATGATGAAGAATTATTAGAATTAGTTGAAATGGAAGTTCGTGATTTATTGTCTGAATATGACTTCCCAGGCGATGACACACCAGTTATTTCTGGTTCAGCTCTTAAAGCTCTTGAAGGCGTTGCAGAATACGAAGATAAAATCATGGAATTGATGGATGCTGTAGATTCTTACATCCCAACTCCAGAACGTGATACTGACAAACCATTCATGATGCCAGTTGAGGATGTATTCTCAATTACTGGACGTGGAACAGTTGCTACAGGACGTGTAGAAACTGGACAAATCAAAGTCGGTGAAGAAGTAGAAATCATCGGAATTCATGAAGCTACTACTAAATCAACAGTTACTGGTGTTGAAATGTTCCGTAAATTGTTAGACTTTGCTCAAGCAGGGGACAACATTGGTGCATTATTACGTGGGGTTGCTCGTGAAGACATCCAACGTGGACAAGTTTTAGCTAAACCAGGTTCAATTACTCCACATACAAAATTCTCAGGTGAAGTTTATATCTTATCTAAAGAAGAAGGTGGACGTCACACTCCATTCTTCGCTAACTACCGCCCACAATTTTACTTCCGTACTACTGACGTAACTGGTGTTGTTGAGTTACCAGAAGGTACTGAAATGGTTATGCCAGGAGACAACGTTACAATCAACGTTGAATTGATCGCACCTATCGCTATCGACCCAGGTACTAAATTCACTATTCGTGAAGGTGGACGTACTGTTGGAGCCGGCGTTGTTGCTTCAATCGAAGCTTAA
- a CDS encoding branched-chain amino acid aminotransferase, which produces MTKTVDIDWNNLGFSYMKTDYRYISFWKDGEWDGGTLSEDNKVHISEGSTALHYGQTVFEGMKAYRTKDGSINLFRPDQNAERMQRSCRRLMMPAIPTDIFIEAVKKVVKANEQYIPPYGTGGSLYLRPYMIGVGDNIGVKPAEEYLFSVFCMPVGAYFKGGLKPTNFMVSDYDRAAGNGTGAAKVGGNYGGSLLPGAEAHKRNFSDAIYLDPTTHTKIEEVGSANFFGITKDNKFVTPVSPSILPSITKYSLLYLAKERLGLEVVEGDVLINQLDDFKEAGACGTAAVISPIGGIQNKDDFHVFYSETETGPVTRRLYEELTGIQYGDVEAPIGWIQKIE; this is translated from the coding sequence ATGACAAAAACTGTAGATATTGACTGGAATAATTTAGGTTTTAGTTACATGAAAACCGATTATAGATATATTTCGTTCTGGAAAGATGGAGAATGGGATGGTGGAACTTTATCAGAAGATAATAAAGTTCATATCAGCGAAGGGTCAACGGCCTTACACTATGGACAAACTGTTTTCGAAGGTATGAAAGCTTATCGAACAAAAGATGGTTCAATCAATTTGTTCCGACCGGATCAAAATGCTGAACGTATGCAACGCAGCTGTAGAAGATTAATGATGCCGGCTATACCGACAGATATATTTATTGAAGCTGTTAAAAAAGTAGTAAAAGCGAATGAACAGTATATTCCACCATATGGTACAGGAGGTTCGTTGTATCTGCGTCCTTACATGATTGGTGTGGGAGATAACATCGGAGTGAAGCCTGCAGAAGAATATTTATTTTCTGTTTTTTGTATGCCTGTTGGAGCTTACTTCAAAGGTGGTCTGAAGCCAACTAACTTTATGGTCTCTGATTATGATAGAGCTGCTGGAAATGGAACTGGAGCAGCAAAAGTTGGCGGAAATTATGGAGGTAGTTTGCTTCCGGGAGCTGAGGCTCATAAACGCAACTTTAGTGACGCAATTTATTTAGATCCGACAACGCATACTAAGATAGAAGAAGTAGGTTCAGCAAATTTCTTTGGAATTACAAAAGATAATAAATTTGTGACGCCTGTATCTCCTTCAATTTTACCAAGCATCACAAAGTATTCATTGCTTTATCTAGCAAAAGAGCGTCTAGGACTTGAAGTTGTCGAAGGAGATGTATTAATTAATCAACTAGATGATTTTAAGGAAGCTGGGGCCTGTGGAACAGCTGCTGTTATTTCGCCAATTGGTGGGATACAAAATAAAGATGATTTTCATGTCTTTTATAGCGAAACAGAAACGGGACCAGTGACAAGGAGATTGTATGAAGAACTTACCGGAATTCAGTATGGCGATGTAGAAGCACCAATTGGTTGGATTCAAAAAATAGAATAA
- the rplC gene encoding 50S ribosomal protein L3, with protein MTKGILGKKVGMTQVFTESGELIPVTVIEATPNVVLQVKTIETDGYEAVQLGYQDKREVLSNKPAMGHVAKANATPKRFIREFDDVELGDYEVGQEVKVDAFKAGDIVNVTGTTKGKGFQGVIKRHGHSRGPMSHGSRHHRRPGSMGPVDPNRVFKRTLLPGRMGGNRVTIKNLEVVRVDVEKNVILIKGNVPGSKKSLIQIKSAFQKAK; from the coding sequence ATGACCAAAGGAATCTTAGGAAAAAAAGTAGGAATGACACAAGTCTTTACTGAGTCTGGTGAATTAATTCCAGTAACTGTAATCGAAGCAACTCCAAACGTTGTTTTACAAGTTAAAACAATCGAAACGGATGGTTACGAAGCAGTTCAATTGGGTTACCAAGATAAACGTGAAGTATTGTCTAATAAACCTGCAATGGGTCACGTAGCAAAAGCAAATGCTACTCCTAAGCGCTTCATTCGTGAATTTGACGATGTTGAGCTTGGGGACTACGAAGTAGGACAAGAAGTGAAAGTTGATGCTTTCAAAGCTGGAGACATCGTTAATGTAACGGGGACTACCAAAGGTAAAGGATTCCAAGGTGTTATTAAACGCCACGGACATAGTCGTGGACCAATGTCCCACGGATCTCGTCACCACCGTCGTCCAGGGTCAATGGGTCCTGTAGATCCTAACCGTGTGTTCAAACGCACATTACTACCAGGTCGTATGGGCGGAAACCGCGTAACTATCAAAAATCTTGAAGTTGTTCGTGTTGACGTTGAAAAAAATGTAATTCTTATTAAAGGGAATGTACCTGGGTCTAAAAAATCCTTAATCCAAATTAAATCAGCTTTTCAAAAAGCTAAATAA
- the rpsJ gene encoding 30S ribosomal protein S10: protein MAKQKIRIRLKAYEHRILDQSAEKIVETAKRTGASVSGPIPLPTERTLYTVIRATHKYKDSREQFEMLTHKRVIDIVNPTSKTVDALTKLDLPSGVDIEIKL, encoded by the coding sequence ATGGCAAAACAAAAGATTCGTATCCGCTTAAAAGCATATGAACATCGTATCTTAGATCAATCAGCGGAAAAAATTGTAGAAACAGCAAAAAGAACTGGTGCTAGTGTATCTGGTCCAATTCCATTGCCAACAGAAAGAACTCTTTACACTGTGATTCGTGCGACTCACAAATATAAAGATTCTCGTGAACAATTTGAAATGCTTACACACAAACGTGTGATTGATATTGTTAATCCAACATCTAAAACTGTTGATGCTTTAACAAAACTAGATTTACCATCTGGCGTAGATATCGAAATCAAGCTTTAA
- a CDS encoding prepilin peptidase has protein sequence MLIGSLSLLIWFTGCCLGSFLMVIGSRVPIHQSIVFPRSHCTNCHHTLHIFELIPILSYLIQKGVCRDCQQKISILYPLVEFFMGFVFLFIFSTYLSFPAEGLFITGIVAFSLIFIVSDIYYQLLPNNLMLPFFLWVFLGRLVIHPYPISFYIFSGLGFFSFFYLFYQLSSTPIGGGDVKLLGIIGLLLGYHSSLVALLFASLSAILVCLPLMFSKRISYNHPIPFAPFIFLGTFIAYCLQDFF, from the coding sequence ATGCTGATAGGTAGCTTGTCTTTACTGATTTGGTTTACAGGGTGTTGTTTGGGCTCATTTTTGATGGTCATAGGATCTAGGGTCCCCATCCATCAATCCATTGTTTTTCCTCGCTCTCATTGTACAAATTGTCATCATACCTTACATATTTTTGAATTGATTCCTATTTTATCTTACCTCATCCAAAAAGGAGTATGTCGTGATTGCCAACAAAAGATTTCTATTCTTTATCCGTTAGTGGAATTTTTCATGGGATTTGTTTTCCTATTTATCTTTTCTACTTATCTATCTTTTCCAGCAGAAGGGTTATTTATTACAGGAATTGTTGCCTTCAGCCTCATCTTTATTGTCTCTGATATTTATTATCAACTTCTACCGAATAACTTAATGTTACCTTTCTTTTTATGGGTCTTTTTAGGTCGGCTGGTCATTCATCCCTACCCTATTAGTTTTTATATCTTTAGCGGGTTAGGTTTTTTCAGTTTCTTTTACTTGTTTTATCAACTCTCTTCTACTCCTATAGGCGGTGGAGACGTGAAGTTATTAGGAATCATTGGCTTACTACTAGGTTATCACTCAAGCTTAGTTGCCCTTCTTTTTGCCTCTTTATCCGCTATTCTTGTCTGCCTTCCCTTAATGTTCAGTAAAAGAATTTCTTATAACCACCCGATTCCTTTTGCTCCTTTTATTTTTTTAGGAACTTTCATTGCTTACTGCTTGCAGGATTTTTTTTAG
- a CDS encoding kinase, whose product MDSKLIILRGNSGSGKTTTALKLQELLGEATLVVSQDVVRRDMLKVNDREGNLSIGLIKQIAEYGLGKCPVVIVEGIMVNERYKNMLLDLINTFKPNVYAYYFDIPFDETLDRHKKRTKVNEFGEKEMRSWWNEKDYLGIPNERMISKDSTQEKVVRFILNDLGK is encoded by the coding sequence ATGGATTCAAAACTAATTATTTTGCGTGGGAATTCTGGAAGTGGTAAAACAACAACGGCTTTAAAGTTACAAGAACTATTGGGAGAAGCTACTTTAGTCGTTTCTCAAGATGTAGTTAGACGAGACATGCTTAAGGTCAATGATCGAGAAGGTAATTTATCTATCGGTTTAATCAAGCAAATTGCTGAATATGGATTAGGAAAATGTCCTGTTGTCATTGTAGAGGGGATCATGGTCAACGAGAGGTATAAAAATATGTTGTTAGATTTAATAAATACGTTTAAACCGAATGTTTATGCTTACTATTTTGATATACCTTTTGATGAAACGCTTGATAGACATAAAAAAAGAACAAAGGTAAATGAATTTGGTGAAAAAGAAATGCGTAGTTGGTGGAATGAAAAAGATTATCTAGGTATTCCAAATGAAAGAATGATTTCAAAAGATTCGACACAAGAAAAAGTTGTGCGATTTATATTGAATGATTTAGGAAAGTGA
- the rpsG gene encoding 30S ribosomal protein S7, with product MPRKGPITKRDVLPDPLYNSKLVTRLINRIMVDGKRGKAATILYNAFDMIKEQTGNEPIEVFEQAMKNIMPVLEVKARRVGGSNYQVPIEVRPERRTALALRWLVSYSRLRGEDTMEQRLAKEIMDAANNTGAAVKKREDTHKMAEANKAFAHYRW from the coding sequence ATGCCTCGTAAAGGTCCTATTACTAAACGTGATGTTTTACCTGATCCACTTTATAATTCTAAACTTGTAACTCGTTTGATCAACCGTATCATGGTTGACGGAAAACGTGGGAAAGCTGCTACAATTCTTTATAATGCATTTGACATGATTAAAGAACAAACTGGCAACGAACCTATTGAAGTATTTGAACAAGCAATGAAAAATATCATGCCTGTTCTTGAAGTTAAAGCTCGCCGTGTTGGGGGTTCTAACTACCAAGTTCCGATCGAAGTTCGTCCAGAACGTCGTACGGCTCTTGCTCTTCGTTGGTTAGTAAGCTACTCTCGTCTACGTGGAGAAGATACTATGGAACAACGTCTTGCTAAAGAAATCATGGATGCTGCTAACAATACTGGAGCAGCAGTTAAAAAACGTGAAGACACTCATAAAATGGCTGAAGCAAATAAAGCTTTTGCTCATTACCGTTGGTAA
- the rpsL gene encoding 30S ribosomal protein S12: MPTINQLVRKPRKSKIEKSESPALNRGYNSKRKKQTTVNSPQKRGVCTRVGTMTPKKPNSALRKYARVRLSNLIEVTAYIPGEGHNLQEHSVVLLRGGRVKDLPGVRYHIVRGALDTAGVADRKQSRSKYGTKRPK, from the coding sequence ATGCCTACTATTAATCAATTAGTACGTAAACCTCGTAAATCAAAAATTGAAAAGTCTGAATCTCCGGCTTTAAACAGAGGTTACAACAGCAAAAGAAAAAAACAAACAACAGTAAACTCACCTCAAAAACGTGGTGTTTGTACTCGTGTGGGAACTATGACTCCTAAAAAACCTAACTCAGCGTTACGTAAATATGCACGTGTTCGTTTGTCTAACTTAATTGAAGTAACTGCTTATATCCCAGGTGAAGGTCACAACTTGCAAGAACATAGTGTGGTTCTTTTACGTGGAGGACGAGTGAAAGATTTACCAGGAGTTCGTTACCATATCGTTCGTGGAGCTTTAGATACTGCTGGTGTTGCAGATCGTAAACAAAGCCGTTCTAAATACGGAACTAAACGCCCTAAATAA
- a CDS encoding NAD-dependent succinate-semialdehyde dehydrogenase: protein MANTQAKLPEIQTGLYINGQWVEGSLEKKAVNNPATKEELIQVSQGGETETLQAIQAAKEAFPKWSGMELADRVKLIHAIADKIEEKADQLALIMTLEQGKPLKEAKGEILTNIQNLHWNAEEARRIYGETIPAPNQHKYEVKKQPVGVVGAITPWNFPSNMIVRKIAPAIAAGCTVILKPASSTPLSAIAIFEIFHEVGLPAGVANLVIGPSKEIGKTLTDSDDVRKLTFTGSTEVGKMLYEQSAQTMKKISFELGGHAPFIIFDDADIDQAVDGLVAMKFRNNGQACTSPNRIFVSKAVKKEFVEKLEVAVGKVTVGNGLTDVMVGPLINEEAIETIQAQVDDAKTKGATVLAGGERLTEGDYANGYFYAPTILDGVTTEMDIFYEETFGPVIPLIDFEDEEEVIKMANDSIFGLASYFFTADLKRAEKVSEALEYGLVGVNNTAISTSEAPFGGVKHSGVGRENGSYGIQEFLEVKFVHTKYLD, encoded by the coding sequence GTGGCAAACACGCAAGCAAAATTACCAGAAATTCAAACGGGACTTTACATCAATGGCCAATGGGTCGAAGGATCGCTAGAAAAAAAAGCGGTCAATAATCCAGCAACTAAAGAAGAACTGATACAAGTGTCTCAAGGCGGAGAAACAGAAACACTACAGGCGATTCAGGCAGCTAAAGAAGCTTTTCCAAAATGGTCAGGCATGGAGCTAGCTGATCGTGTGAAACTTATCCATGCAATTGCAGATAAAATTGAAGAAAAAGCAGATCAATTAGCCTTAATTATGACACTAGAACAAGGGAAACCATTAAAAGAAGCTAAAGGAGAAATCCTGACAAATATTCAAAATTTGCATTGGAATGCAGAAGAAGCGCGACGTATTTATGGAGAAACGATTCCTGCTCCTAATCAACACAAGTATGAAGTGAAAAAACAACCTGTTGGCGTCGTAGGAGCAATTACTCCGTGGAACTTTCCGTCAAATATGATTGTACGTAAAATCGCTCCAGCTATTGCAGCAGGCTGTACCGTCATTTTAAAACCAGCAAGTAGTACCCCGTTATCTGCTATTGCGATATTTGAAATTTTCCATGAAGTTGGCTTACCAGCAGGAGTAGCAAATCTCGTTATCGGACCATCAAAGGAAATCGGAAAAACGCTAACCGATAGTGATGATGTGCGAAAATTAACCTTTACAGGCTCAACTGAAGTAGGAAAAATGCTCTATGAACAATCTGCCCAAACAATGAAGAAAATTTCGTTTGAATTAGGAGGTCATGCTCCGTTTATTATTTTTGACGATGCAGATATTGATCAAGCTGTAGACGGGCTTGTTGCTATGAAGTTTAGAAACAATGGGCAAGCTTGTACATCTCCAAATCGTATTTTTGTGAGTAAAGCCGTTAAAAAAGAATTTGTTGAAAAGTTAGAAGTCGCAGTTGGAAAAGTAACGGTCGGTAATGGTTTAACTGATGTCATGGTAGGACCACTTATTAATGAAGAAGCGATTGAAACGATCCAAGCTCAAGTCGACGATGCAAAAACTAAAGGAGCTACTGTGCTTGCAGGTGGCGAAAGACTCACTGAGGGAGACTACGCTAATGGTTACTTTTACGCGCCGACTATCTTAGATGGAGTGACCACCGAGATGGATATCTTCTATGAAGAAACGTTTGGTCCGGTTATTCCGTTAATTGATTTTGAAGATGAGGAAGAAGTTATCAAAATGGCAAATGACAGCATCTTTGGATTAGCGTCTTACTTCTTTACAGCTGATTTAAAACGAGCTGAAAAAGTCAGTGAAGCTTTAGAATATGGTTTAGTTGGCGTCAATAATACAGCTATCTCGACTTCTGAGGCGCCATTTGGCGGTGTAAAACACTCAGGAGTTGGCCGTGAAAATGGAAGTTATGGAATACAAGAATTTTTAGAAGTGAAATTTGTTCACACAAAATATTTAGATTGA